In a genomic window of Littorina saxatilis isolate snail1 linkage group LG6, US_GU_Lsax_2.0, whole genome shotgun sequence:
- the LOC138968569 gene encoding uncharacterized protein isoform X3 yields MKMKLEQHRECAQHLRAMNSYFSPTTPAVFATAIGIMDSALMKINIPGKYLSCFSAACFLLASKWVLDDYPPTPSSLAQIHHKQWKEADVIRMEVKILGILEWEVPRCTYLSFLPAMMRALFGWDASMSPPFDIVSQAQLVLLQEFSFTFKPATVALGVLNHLVQQSSNMPAATSHTIMALQDAVQVLDSELHEISHLLDTHTENTGQVPFKCKGVGFPKVFKGPYATFLPDYQMHTIPEESRDSVSDLDTEVIVSSPSHADLSVFFSDCDYSYSEDEGEEPISETVDGVTEDVKVTGDDDDSGCDQDSDVQDSSCELNQGSRCEQGSNVKVPVSNAKDIIHDNDSGVCDSSSDESCVYGSL; encoded by the exons ATGAAGATGAAACTGGAGCAGCACAGGGAATGCGCCCAGCACCTGCGTGCTATGAACTCGTACTTCTCTCCCACTACACCTGCCGTCTTCGCCACTGCCATTGGAATCATGGATTCTGCTCTCATGAAGATCAAC ATTCCTGGGAAATACCTGAGTTGTTTCTCTGCAGCGTGCTTTCTGCTTGCCAGCAAATGGGTCCTGGATGAT tacccacccacccccagcTCCCTGGCTCAGATTCACCACAAGCAGTGGAAGGAGGCAGACGTCATTCGCATGGAGGTCAAGATCCTGGGAATCCTGGAGTGGGAGGTACCCAGGTGCACGTACCTCAGCTTCCTCCCTGCCATGATGAGGGCGTTGTTTGGATGGGACGCCTCAATGTCGCCACCCTTCGACATCGTCAGTCAAGCCCAGCTCGTCCTGCTGCAGGAATTTTCGTTTACCTTCAAG CCAGCAACAGTGGCCCTTGGAGTTCTGAACCACTTGGTCCAGCAGTCCAGCAACATGCCTGCTGCCACGTCTCACACCATCATGGCACTGCAGGATGCTGTCCAG GTGCTTGACTCTGAGCTGCATGAGATCAGCCATCTGCTAGACACCCATACAGAAAACACTGGCCAGGTGCCTTTCAAATGCAAAGGTGTCGGGTTTCCCAAGGTCTTCAAAGGCCCATACGCCACTTTTCTGCCAGACTATCAGATGCACACCATCCCAGAAGAATCTAGAGACTCTGTATCTGACCTTGACACAGAGGTCATCGTATCATCTCCGTCCCACGCTGATCTTAGCGTCTTCTTCTCAGACTGTGATTATTCTTATTCAGAAGACGAAGGCGAGGAGCCTATAAGTGAAACAGTTGACGGTGTGACAGAAGATGTGAAAGTCACTGGTGACGATGATGACTCTGGCTGTGACCAGGATTCAGATGTTCAGGACTCGAGCTGTGAGCTTAATCAGGGCTCAAGGTGCGAGCAGGGGTCAAATGTCAAGGTGCCTGTGAGCAATGCCAAGGACATCATCCATGACAATGACTCCGGTGTGTGTGATTCCAGCAGTGATGAGAGTTGTGTGTATGGCAGCCTTTGA